A window from Mya arenaria isolate MELC-2E11 chromosome 9, ASM2691426v1 encodes these proteins:
- the LOC128203175 gene encoding cytochrome b5 domain-containing protein 1-like, whose translation MTRPKYFTPNEVAIHNTLDDLWVSFLGKVYNLTPLCEKYKGDVLLKPIVQAAGKDISHWFDPKTKDIRTHVDPLTGCVIPYCPNGRFLHIPPPFPNADWANDFGRPWWKDDSYLVGILSKKTRMIKIINTLTSQEQVIEVCSEEIMTEILERYLKFNAHAASYTWKYDGRNLDMNKNLEENQIQDDDEDFYKLSMNDDTFLQSVHLYFNDDLTEA comes from the exons atgacacgTCCAAAGTATTTCACCCCTAATGAGGTGGCAATACACAACACATTAGATGATCTCTGGGTATCATTCCTCGGAAAAGTTTACAATCTGACCCCACTCTGCGAAAAGTATAAAG GGGATGTACTGCTGAAGCCAATAGTACAGGCTGCGGGAAAAGACATTTCACACTGGTTTGACCCAAAAACAAAAGAT ATCCGCACCCATGTTGATCCGCTGACTGGCTGTGTAATCCCATACTGCCCAAATGGTCGATTTCTCCACATCCCTCCTCCGTTCCCAAATGCTGACTGGGCAAACGATTTTGGGCGACCTTGGTGGAAAGATGACAGCTACCTTGTTGGGATATTGTCCAAAAAGACTCGCATGATCAAAATCATCAACACTCTTACTTCACAGGAGCAAGTTATTGAG GTCTGCTCAGAAGAAATCATGACGGAGATCCTTGAGCGATACCTTAAATTCAATGCCCACGCTGCAAGTTACACCTGGAAATATGACGGACGAAATCTTGATATGAACAAAAATCTGGAAGAGAATCAGATACAGGATGATGACGAAGACTTTTACAAACTGAGCATGAACGATGACACATTCCTACAGTCGGTACATCTGTACTTTAACGATGACCTAACAGAGGCTTAG
- the LOC128202939 gene encoding N-alpha-acetyltransferase 38, NatC auxiliary subunit-like, with protein MLLQSWLNKSMKVEMTDGRTLIGMFLCTDRDRNVILGSCEEYLQPPGNEGKKEEPRILGLAMIPGHHIVSIHIDDDSKNVAEL; from the exons ATGCTACTCCAGAGTTGGCTAAACAAGAGTATGAAAGTAGAGATGACTGATGGACGCACTCTTattg GCATGTTTCTGTGTACAGACCGAGACAGAAATGTAATACTTGGATCATGTGAAGAATATCTGCAGCCACCAG gAAATGAAGGAAAGAAAGAGGAGCCTCGAATCTTAGGTTTAGCGATGATTCCTGGCCATCATATTGTCAGCATTCACATAGACGATGATTCAAAAAATGTTGCAGAATTATGA